The genomic interval CATCGAGGTCCAGCATCTCTACAAGGACTTCGCCGTCAACTCCAATGCCATCAAGAGCGGCAAGATGCGGGCCCTCTCCGACATCACCTTCAACCTCCACCGGGGCCGCGCCCTGGCGGTGGTGGGGGAGTCGGGCTCCGGCAAGAGCACCATCGCCAAGATCATCGCCAAGATGTACAAGCTCTCCAACGGCCGCATCCTCTACCGGGGCCGGGATCTGGAGGAGTTCAACAAGGGCACCGCCCTGCTGGACTACCGCCAGAGCGTGCAGATGGTGTGGCAAGACCCGTTCGGTTCGCTCAACCCGACCCACACCATCTACCACCACATAGCCCGCCCCCTGCTGCTGCACAGCAAGGTGAGCGACAAGCGGGATCTGCCCGACATGGTCTATGGCCTCCTTGAAAAGGTGGGGCTGACCCCGGCCAAGGCGACGGCGGCCAAATACCCCCACCAGCTCTCCGGCGGCCAGCGCCAGCGGGTCAACATCGCCCGCAACCTGGCGGTGGAGGCAGAAGTGGTGCTGGCGGACGAGCCCACCTCCATGCTCGACGTCTCCATTCGCATCGGCATCCTCAACCTGATGGAGCAGATGAAGAACGAGCTCGGCGTCTCCATGCTCTACATCACCCACGACATCGCCACCGCCCGCTACGTGGCGGAAGATCTCGCGGTGATGTACGTGGGCCACATGGTGGAGTGGGGCGAGGTGGACGAGATACTGCACCACCCCCAGCATCCCTATACCCAGCTGCTCATCTCGGCGGTGCCGGATCCGGAGAAGAGCATCCATGCCGAGCTGGAGGGGGGCCGCAAGGGGGAGATCCCGCTCTGGACGCCGGAATCCCGGGGCTGCCCCTTCGCCGGTCGCTGCCATCAGGCCATGGCGCGCTGCAAGGAGAGCCTGCCCCCCGTGACCAAGCTTGCCGACAACCACTTCGTGCGCTGCTACCTGCACGAATAAGCCAGCCCCCCGCTCAGGGGGCGGCCTTACCGGCCCGCGATACCTTCACCCGGGCCTCCTCGCGAGGCCCCTTCATTGCCCCAGACCAGGGAGTAAAGCTGGATGGAACTCTTGATCAATCAGGTGGGTTACGATTGTGACGGACACAAGATTGCCCTGCTGCAGACCGCCGCCGACGTGGAAATAAGCGGCCTGGTGCGACTGCGCCGCCTGCATGATGACCGCCTCCTGCTGGAGGTTCCTCTCCAGGCCGCAGGCCAGGTGCCCGGCTGGCAGGGACGTGCCTACTGGCGTGCCGACTTCAGCGCCTTCAAGGAGTCCGGCCACTACCGGCTGGAGGCGATCACCGCACAAGGCATAGTCCGCTCCACCCGCTTCGCCATAGGTCAGGATCTGCTGATCGGCCGCTGCCTCTCCGATGTCATTCACTACTTCAAGGGCCAGCGTGCCAGCGGCGCCTTCGATAGAGCCGACCGCAGCGCCCGACTGTTTGGCACCGACCAGCGCAAGGATGTGCACGGCGGCTGGTTCGATGCCAGCGGCGACATGAGCAAATACCTGAGCCACCTCTCCTACGCCAACTACCTCAA from Aeromonas rivipollensis carries:
- a CDS encoding ABC transporter ATP-binding protein, which translates into the protein MQIAQTDAPIIEVQHLYKDFAVNSNAIKSGKMRALSDITFNLHRGRALAVVGESGSGKSTIAKIIAKMYKLSNGRILYRGRDLEEFNKGTALLDYRQSVQMVWQDPFGSLNPTHTIYHHIARPLLLHSKVSDKRDLPDMVYGLLEKVGLTPAKATAAKYPHQLSGGQRQRVNIARNLAVEAEVVLADEPTSMLDVSIRIGILNLMEQMKNELGVSMLYITHDIATARYVAEDLAVMYVGHMVEWGEVDEILHHPQHPYTQLLISAVPDPEKSIHAELEGGRKGEIPLWTPESRGCPFAGRCHQAMARCKESLPPVTKLADNHFVRCYLHE